The window ATTGTGGGTTCACATCGCCGATGTCAGTCACTTTGTTCCGCCCGGTGGAAAGCTGGACGTCGAAGCGCGTCGTCGCGGAACCAGCGTCTACCTGCCCGACCGCGTGATCCCAATGATCCCCGAGATCATCAGCAACCACCTTGCGTCACTGCAACCCGAACGCATGCGTTTGGTGAAGACGGTCGAGATCGAAATGCTGGATGATTTGACCATCACTCACAGCGAAGTTCACAACGCTGCCATCCGCAGTGACAAACGATTCAACTACGAACAAATCGACCAGTTCATCGCGTCCCCTGCTGCCTTTCAAAAGGACTGGGGAGATTCCATTTGCGAACTGCTGACGCACATGCACACGCTCGCGATGCAAATTCGCAAGCGGCGTTTCAAAGATGGCGCGCTGTCGATGGACATGCCAGACATCAAGCTCGAACTGGATCGAACGGGCAAGGTCAAAGGTGCTTACCAAACCGAGAACACCGAAAGCCACCAGATCATCGAGGAGTTCATGCTGCTCGGCAACGAAGCCGTTGCCACTTGGCTGGATGATCAGGAACTCAATTTCCTGCACCGCATTCACGCACCGCCTGAACGACGCAAGCTGCGACAGCTCACCAGTTTTGTCAAAGACCTCGGATTGGGTTTTGACAACGTGGAAAGCCGCTTTGAAATCCAAGCGGTCCTGGACAAGGTCGCCGGCACGACGCTCGAAAACGCTGTCAATTTCGCTGTGCTGAAAAGCATGAGCAAAGCCGTTTACGGGCCGCACCGCGAAGGACACTACGCGCTCGACAAAGAACATTACTGTCACTTCACCAGCCCCATCCGGCGGTACCCCGACCTCAGCGTCCACCGCTTGGTGCAGCGGCTGATCGAGCAAAAATCAACGCCAGACGAATCTTTCGCGGAGTTGGTCAAACTCGGGCACGAATGCAGCGACGCCGAACGCAACGCCGCTCAAGCCGAACGTGAATTGATTCAACTGAAGTTGCTTCACTTCTTGAAAAAGAAGCAAGGCGAAACACTTGAGGCGGTGATCAGCCGCGTCTTTGCCGATGGCATTCATGCTCGCTGCTTAAAACTTCCCGTCGATGGCTTCATACCGGTCACGGAACTGCCCAGCGATCAATATCGATTCGAGCGTCGCGGGCAAAGTTTGACGGGCTTCAAATCAGGCAACCGCTTCCGACTGGGTGACCACCTGACGGTCCGAATTGGCAAGGTCGACCTGCAAGACCGACAGTTGTATCTCGAAGTCGTCAAAAATCACTCGGCCGCCAAAAGTGATCCGCGAGGACCTTCTGGCAGCAAGTCAAAGAAGTCACCTCTGCGGCATCAGAAGAAGTCCGATCGACGCGAAAAGAAAAAGCGACGGCGGCGTTAGCAGGCTGTTGATTTATTGAGCCGCACCGCGTTAGCAGCGGTTGATTAGACGCCAACCGGGGCTAACGCCCAACGGCTAATGATTGTCATTCGGTATGCGACTAAATCAACAGCCTGTTAGGTCCGTGATGCTTGGTCACCATGCGGCCGAACGCTTGAATTCACGGTGGGGACCACCGTGCCACAGGTTTTGAATCTTTTCCATCGTTGCCATGAACGTTCTCATTCTCACCGGTGCCGGAATCTCTGCGGAATCCGGTATTCCCACCTTCCGCGACGCTAACGGCTTGTGGGAAGGGCACGCCGTTGAAGAAGTCGCCACACCCCAGGGTTTCGCTCGCAATCCCAATTTGGTGCACGAGTTCTACAATCAGCGCCGACGGGCGCTACTGAACCCCGAGATTCAACCCAACGCAGCGCACGTCGCGCTGGCCGATTTCGAACGCGAACATCTTGAAAATGGACGCGGCGATTTCCTGTTGGTGACGCAGAACATCGACAACCTCCACCAACGTGCTGGCAGCCAAAACGTGCTGGCGATGCACGGTCAATTGCTGCAAGTTCGCTGCGTGTATTCCGAAGAGATCTTCGACTGGACCGGTGACCTGAGCGTCGACACGCCGCACCCGGAAGCTCCCGACGACGATTCCATGCGAGGCTGCTTGCGTCCCAATGTCGTCTGGTTTGGCGAGATGCCGATCGGACTGACACAAATTGAGAAGGCCGCGACGAAAGCCGATCTGTTCATCGCCATCGGAACATCGGGTGTCGTCTATCCCGCCGCCGGCATCGTGGCTCAAACGCCACCGCACTGCCGCCGCATCGAAGTCAACCTGGATGACACGCCCGCGTCGAGTGCATTCGATGAAACCATTCGCGGTGCGGCCAGTGTCGAAATCCCGAAGCTACTGAATCACTTCAGCGCGATGTAAACGTCTGTGATCAGATCTTTGGTTTCGGTCGTTTCTGGATCGTTGCGATACACCTCACATCCGATCGCCTTGGCCATCTTCAGTTTCTTGTATCGGATGTATTGAATCCCGCCTGACCACGCGTTGCCAAGATGCGCGTACTCACCGATGTGCCGGACCAATAAAAACTTGCCGGCCGGAACCGTGTCCGCAACGCAGCCATCCGGCACCGGCGTGCCCGCATCGGCCAAATAACCGGCCGTGTAATCGAACCATCGTTTGCGAAGATCCGAGGTCGTGTGATAGAGGCTGGCCCATTCGTGAACGCGTTCGTCGTCCGCGTTGTAGTGTGACTTGACTCGTTCCAACGTCGCGGCCATGTGACAACCAATGTCGTCCATCGTGCAACCGCCACGCTGACCGATGATCATGCGATCGGGCTCGCTGACCACACCTTTGATCTCCAACTTCGAAAGCACTTCGCCGGTTTCAACGAACTGTTTGAACATCAGCAACCCACGTTCGTAGTCCATGCCCACGAACGTTTCCATCATCGATCGCATCCAAAACAAGAACCACGGCAACTTGCCTCGCATGTGCCAGGTGATCTTGGATCCCGGTCGACCATCCGTCATCACCGGTTCGATTTCGAACTCCACCTTTGACTGTGACTTGAACGGTTTGACGAACGCCAAATCGGCTTGCACCGATGCATTTGCTGACAAACTCTTCGGAGCCTGAAGTTGGCGATGGGTCATCGAACCTTCGCCGACCAATTCACCCTTCCAGTGATACGTCGCCCCCAACTCATTCGACGGATCGCTGACGGTCACTTCCGCATCGGGATCGACTTGCAACCAAGGCGACCAGCGAGTCCAAGTCGAATAGTCCCTGACCGCGTCATAAACATCGCGTGTATCAGCGTCGATGGTTTGGGAACGTTGAATATGAAACGCGGGCATGGTGAATTCATCCCTACAGGGTGACTGACGTACCGAGGCGGATATCCTAGCAAACTCGCCTAGTAACAGCATTACGATAGAAGTTTTCACTTTCTCGCAAACGCACGCCAACAACCCTGCCCCCCCCGATTGAACGCCCCTTATTTGGGAAGCGAACCAGAGTGCGTTTCCAATTCAATCTCGACCAGCAACGGTCGGTGATCCGAAGCGACCGGCTCGTCCAGAACCTCCGATTCGACGATTCGCCAGGAGTTGGCGGGGTACATCGCAACATAGTCGAGTTGTCGGTTGGGCGATCG of the Rhodopirellula baltica SH 1 genome contains:
- a CDS encoding ribonuclease R family protein, whose amino-acid sequence is MQVSQELIDRVLRLVHAAEYRPSKPKQIAALLELDADGYREVRRVIKQLVLEGRLIYGGNHLVVAAAAVGGPTDQIRGTFRRAMGGGFGFVRPSSGGGNADADVPEDVFVPTGMTAGALEGDLVAVTIEPSRRGGIEGKVVEVLQRARRQFTGTFFSSPQPDQPGSDTIEGPVVYLDGVHYEAPVSVGDVRGLPLQDGDKIFVEIVDFPDEESGGGEAVILERLGSSKNPAIDTLTIMRQYALPDEFSEDVLDEAREQADAFDDDVVPTDRKDLTDMLTITIDPFDARDFDDAISLQREDGRWRLWVHIADVSHFVPPGGKLDVEARRRGTSVYLPDRVIPMIPEIISNHLASLQPERMRLVKTVEIEMLDDLTITHSEVHNAAIRSDKRFNYEQIDQFIASPAAFQKDWGDSICELLTHMHTLAMQIRKRRFKDGALSMDMPDIKLELDRTGKVKGAYQTENTESHQIIEEFMLLGNEAVATWLDDQELNFLHRIHAPPERRKLRQLTSFVKDLGLGFDNVESRFEIQAVLDKVAGTTLENAVNFAVLKSMSKAVYGPHREGHYALDKEHYCHFTSPIRRYPDLSVHRLVQRLIEQKSTPDESFAELVKLGHECSDAERNAAQAERELIQLKLLHFLKKKQGETLEAVISRVFADGIHARCLKLPVDGFIPVTELPSDQYRFERRGQSLTGFKSGNRFRLGDHLTVRIGKVDLQDRQLYLEVVKNHSAAKSDPRGPSGSKSKKSPLRHQKKSDRREKKKRRRR
- a CDS encoding SIR2 family NAD-dependent protein deacylase, which codes for MNVLILTGAGISAESGIPTFRDANGLWEGHAVEEVATPQGFARNPNLVHEFYNQRRRALLNPEIQPNAAHVALADFEREHLENGRGDFLLVTQNIDNLHQRAGSQNVLAMHGQLLQVRCVYSEEIFDWTGDLSVDTPHPEAPDDDSMRGCLRPNVVWFGEMPIGLTQIEKAATKADLFIAIGTSGVVYPAAGIVAQTPPHCRRIEVNLDDTPASSAFDETIRGAASVEIPKLLNHFSAM
- a CDS encoding SRPBCC family protein, whose product is MPAFHIQRSQTIDADTRDVYDAVRDYSTWTRWSPWLQVDPDAEVTVSDPSNELGATYHWKGELVGEGSMTHRQLQAPKSLSANASVQADLAFVKPFKSQSKVEFEIEPVMTDGRPGSKITWHMRGKLPWFLFWMRSMMETFVGMDYERGLLMFKQFVETGEVLSKLEIKGVVSEPDRMIIGQRGGCTMDDIGCHMAATLERVKSHYNADDERVHEWASLYHTTSDLRKRWFDYTAGYLADAGTPVPDGCVADTVPAGKFLLVRHIGEYAHLGNAWSGGIQYIRYKKLKMAKAIGCEVYRNDPETTETKDLITDVYIALK